Proteins found in one Drosophila innubila isolate TH190305 chromosome X, UK_Dinn_1.0, whole genome shotgun sequence genomic segment:
- the LOC117782621 gene encoding probable RNA-binding protein CG14230, giving the protein MGSTRFFLSDLPHRTTEQDLRALFQDYGYVERVELKTKEQFVDSGQTAEKVIAFVTVQTEDAHYCLNELNWQKLHGAKLKVSLAKESFLDRLKRERDEGKEQEQDHSQLNEFNQSSSRLLAHNTQNKRRVFGEHEEINDDEVATELLITKKRAANSIHNGKIVIQQEHDVKPLHIIEQQKKKKPTKENLLDAKASIADQKRKESLNKMKQQHEQKKSAIQMALSSMEAGKAKRIKFSDAEEEEEEEKKEQKKPKPQLFEDAYEDEAGEDQEEFLLPQHSGKKGEKLVEMQSKQSLDPRFRITANFVGEEDEDEQEEEEDEEEQKDEEINERNYQMGILEQVIGRKIDTSKAAEAAKSAKNKKMLRFDPGKEEHQKLLRIKTKETDKKPPKLTTAENAVENSAPVSQSAFYVVTDTLKESLKTRGEGFSLLDMFGPSHEEAAAERQDQLEKLGNEKILVNKSNKLGMGLGMSSVNPFSYDSSDSEDDNADDNDNETQQTGNPQNDKVAKENEEPSKKKPGKQKKQSQIFMETFFIPKNDVRLKEGAKFFKACKPELENENYDQVKKRLKFLITKKIAKTQKNMPGKAIKKNKNNKKAK; this is encoded by the exons atgGGCAGCACACGTTTTTTCCTGTCTGATTTGCCACACAGGACAACAGAGCAGGATCTGCGAGCGTTATTCCAGGACTATGGGTACGTGGAGCGTGTGGAGCTGAAAACGAAGGAACAATTTGTTGATTCCGGACAAACAGCAGAGAAAGTAATAGCATTCGTCACAGTGCAAACGGAGGATGCACATTATT GTTTGAATGAACTCAACTGGCAGAAGTTGCATGGCGCCAAATTGAAGGTATCACTGGCCAAGGAATCCTTTCTGGATCGTCTCAAGCGTGAACGTGACGAGGGAAAAGAACAGGAGCAAGATCATTCGCAGTTGAATGAGTTCAATCAAAGCAGCTCTCGTTTATTGGCTCATAATACGCAAAACAAGCGTCGTGTCTTTGGCGAACATGAGGAAATCAACGATGACGAAGTTGCTACCGAGTTGCTCATCACTAAGAAGCGTGCTGCCAACTCTATTCATAATGGCAAA ATTGTGATACAACAGGAGCATGATGTGAAGCCGCTGCACATTATCgagcagcagaagaagaagaagccgACGAAAGAGAATCTTCTGGATGCCAAGGCTTCAATTGCGGATCAGAAGCGCAAggaatctttaaataaaatgaagcaaCAGCATGAGCAAAAGAAATCGGCGATACAGATGGCATTATCCTCCATGGAAGCGGGAAAGGCCAAGAGAATTAAGTTTAGTGATGctgaggaggaagaggaggaggagaagaaaGAGCAGAAGAAGCCTAAGCCGCAACTCTTTGAGGATGCATACGAGGACGAAGCTGGAGAGGATCAGGAAGAGTTTTTATTGCCTCAGCACAGTGGCAAAAAAGGCGAAAAACTTGTGGaaatgcaaagcaaacaaagttTGGATCCCAGATTTCGTATAACAGCGAATTTTGTAGGCGAGGAGGACGAAGATGAGCAGGAAGAGGAGGAAGATGAAGAGGAACAAAAAGATGAGGAGATAAATGAGCGCAACTATCAAATGGGCATTTTGGAACAGGTCATAGGTCGTAAAATCGATACATCCAAAGCTGCCGAAGCCGCCAAAAGcgctaaaaataagaaaatgttgcGTTTTGATCCTGGCAAAGAGGAGCATCAAAAACTATTGAGGATCAAAACCAAAGAAACGGACAAAAAGCCGCCAAAATTGACGACTGCTGAAAATGCTGTGGAAAATTCTGCGCCAGTTTCACAGAGCGCTTTCTATGTGGTCACGGATACACTGAAAGAATCGCTGAAGACACGCGGCGAGGGTTTCAGTTTGTTGGACATGTTTGGTCCCAGTCATGAGGAAGCTGCTGCCGAGCGACAGGATCAATTGGAGAAATTGGGAAATGAGAAAATATTGGTGAACAAATCTAATAAACTGGGCATGGGACTAGGAATGTCCAGTGTAAATCCCTTTAGCTATGATTCCTCCGACAGCGAGGATGATAAtgctgatgataatgataatgaaacaCAACAAACGGGGAATCCCCAAAATGACAAAGTGGCCAAAGAAAATGAGGAACCCTCGAAAAAGAAACCAggcaaacaaaagaaacagtCACAAATCTTTATGGAAACCTTTTTTATACCCAAAAACGATGTCAGACTAAAAG AGGGTGCCAAATTCTTCAAGGCGTGCAAACCGGAGCTGGAGAATGAGAACTACGATCAGGTGAAGAAGCGTCTCAAGTTTCTTATTACCAAGAAGATTGCGAAAACGCAGAAGAATATGCCGGGCAAGGcaattaagaaaaacaaaaataataaaaaagctaaataa
- the LOC117788244 gene encoding nucleomorphin isoform X2: protein METKNPPTVTSSYHHQRAPRTPESYFNVPESVALLNIVKSERIQSAFQSNRKNHASVWEMVAEVLNRFSARKRTAKQCCNRYENLKKIYTQLKKNPERHVRRNWPYMFLFKEIEEQRGECWGSIGKRLSVISKNHNELSYYQRRRQAAELGVLLNKDNLTPHQHSLLQSLQSHAHSTDSSQSGASKLERFLPNHFVETQLSEGPCTNNGGTGATGVGVGAGIGVIPSAVYEDNPLQQVAGAMAAAAASIAAQLRQEQPQNNGNNNHNNSSIHNEDQSQHNLSLNHNLNHNHSAAFKDHPHGIHEPPEPTDFDKDCNGALNLHHNHHHNHSHNLNHNNSSNNNDNNISMKSEPLSEGEFNPDDIQLMQTNYNGAQNFYSPSIDQNILHPDVIVDTDNLSDCSSTGSLKSGKRNLSTSTDGDSTNYELIEYLKRREKRDEELLKRMDAREERLMNLLERTVFAIETLAASKATTTATTTTSNIDSSTVASTALPIVPATESAQNQPIDPTQSQTESPSDLPPVVVVVPDEEPEVAVITDQLEPQT, encoded by the exons atg GAGACTAAGAACCCGCCCACTGTGACGAGCAGCTATCACCACCAGAGGGCGCCACGTACGCCGGAGAGCTACTTCAATGTGCCGGAGTCGGTGGCGCTACTGAACATTGTGAAATCGGAGCGGATACAAAGTGCGTTCCAATCGAATCGGAAGAATCATGCGAGTGTATGGGAAATGGTAGCCGAGGTGCTGAACCGGTTCAGTGCGCGAAAACGTACCGCTAAGCAGTGTTGCAATCGCTATGAGAATCTCAAGAAGATTTACACACAACTCAAGAAGAATCCGGAGCGACATGTGCGCCGAAATTGGCCATATATGTTTCTCTTTAAGGAGATTGAGGAACAGCGTGGAGAATGCTGGGGATCGATTGGGAAGAGATTATCGGTCATATCGAAAAATCACAATGAATTATCCTATTATCAGAGACGTCGTCAGGCGGCCGAATTGGGTGTACTGCTCAACAAGGATAATCTGACGCCCCATCAGCACAGTCTACTGCAGAGTCTACAGAGTCACGCTCACTCCACGGACTCCTCCCAAAGTGGTGCCAGTAAATTGGAACGATTTCTGCCCAATCATTTTGTGGAGACGCAATTAAGTGAAGGGCCCTGTACAAATAATGGAGGTACCGGAGCAACGGGTGTCGGCGTCGGAGCCGGAATTGGCGTCATTCCCAGCGCTGTCTATGAGGATAATCCGCTCCAGCAAGTGGCAGGAGCgatggcagctgctgccgcttcAATTGCGGCACAATTGAGACAGGAACAACCGCagaacaacggcaacaacaaccacaacaacagttcCATCCACAATGAGGATCAGTCACAACACAATCTGAGTCTAAATCACAATTTAAATCACAATCACAGTGCTGCATTTAAGGATCATCCACATGGCATCCATGAGCCTCCTGAGCCGACAGACTTTGACAAGGACTGCAATGGAGCCCTCAATTTGCACCACAATCACCACCACAATCACAGCCACAATcttaaccacaacaacagcagcaacaacaacgacaacaacatctCCATGAA atccGAGCCGCTTTCCGAAGGTGAATTTAATCCGGACGACATTCAACTAATGCAGACCAATTATAATGG GGCACAGAATTTTTACTCGCCCAGCATAGATCAAAACATACTGCATCCGGATGTGATTGTGGACACGGATAATTTGTCCGATTGCAGCTCAACGGGCTCGTTGAAGAGCGGCAAACGAAATCTGTCCACATCCACAGATGGCGATAGTACCAACTATGAACTGATCGAGTATCTGAAGCGACGGGAGAAACGTGATGAGGAGCTCTTAAAGCGCATGGATGCACGGGAGGAGCGTCTAATGAATCTTCTGGAGCGCACAGTCTTCGCCATTGAGACACTCGCCGCttccaaagcaacaacaacagcaacaacaaccacaagcaATATAGACTCCTCCACAGTCGCCTCCACAGCATTGCCAATTGTTCCAGCTACAGAATCAGCCCAAAATCAACCTATAGATCCTACACAATCTCAAACAGAATCCCCATCAGATCTTCCTCCA gttgttgttgttgtgcccgATGAGGAGCCGGAAGTAGCCGTCATAACGGATCAGCTGGAACCGCAGACGTAA
- the LOC117788244 gene encoding nucleomorphin isoform X1, with product METKNPPTVTSSYHHQRAPRTPESYFNVPESVALLNIVKSERIQSAFQSNRKNHASVWEMVAEVLNRFSARKRTAKQCCNRYENLKKIYTQLKKNPERHVRRNWPYMFLFKEIEEQRGECWGSIGKRLSVISKNHNELSYYQRRRQAAELGVLLNKDNLTPHQHSLLQSLQSHAHSTDSSQSGASKLERFLPNHFVETQLSEGPCTNNGGTGATGVGVGAGIGVIPSAVYEDNPLQQVAGAMAAAAASIAAQLRQEQPQNNGNNNHNNSSIHNEDQSQHNLSLNHNLNHNHSAAFKDHPHGIHEPPEPTDFDKDCNGALNLHHNHHHNHSHNLNHNNSSNNNDNNISMKSEPLSEGEFNPDDIQLMQTNYNGAQNFYSPSIDQNILHPDVIVDTDNLSDCSSTGSLKSGKRNLSTSTDGDSTNYELIEYLKRREKRDEELLKRMDAREERLMNLLERTVFAIETLAASKATTTATTTTSNIDSSTVASTALPIVPATESAQNQPIDPTQSQTESPSDLPPENPVADTDTDLDTDIDTDAVVVVVPDEEPEVAVITDQLEPQT from the exons atg GAGACTAAGAACCCGCCCACTGTGACGAGCAGCTATCACCACCAGAGGGCGCCACGTACGCCGGAGAGCTACTTCAATGTGCCGGAGTCGGTGGCGCTACTGAACATTGTGAAATCGGAGCGGATACAAAGTGCGTTCCAATCGAATCGGAAGAATCATGCGAGTGTATGGGAAATGGTAGCCGAGGTGCTGAACCGGTTCAGTGCGCGAAAACGTACCGCTAAGCAGTGTTGCAATCGCTATGAGAATCTCAAGAAGATTTACACACAACTCAAGAAGAATCCGGAGCGACATGTGCGCCGAAATTGGCCATATATGTTTCTCTTTAAGGAGATTGAGGAACAGCGTGGAGAATGCTGGGGATCGATTGGGAAGAGATTATCGGTCATATCGAAAAATCACAATGAATTATCCTATTATCAGAGACGTCGTCAGGCGGCCGAATTGGGTGTACTGCTCAACAAGGATAATCTGACGCCCCATCAGCACAGTCTACTGCAGAGTCTACAGAGTCACGCTCACTCCACGGACTCCTCCCAAAGTGGTGCCAGTAAATTGGAACGATTTCTGCCCAATCATTTTGTGGAGACGCAATTAAGTGAAGGGCCCTGTACAAATAATGGAGGTACCGGAGCAACGGGTGTCGGCGTCGGAGCCGGAATTGGCGTCATTCCCAGCGCTGTCTATGAGGATAATCCGCTCCAGCAAGTGGCAGGAGCgatggcagctgctgccgcttcAATTGCGGCACAATTGAGACAGGAACAACCGCagaacaacggcaacaacaaccacaacaacagttcCATCCACAATGAGGATCAGTCACAACACAATCTGAGTCTAAATCACAATTTAAATCACAATCACAGTGCTGCATTTAAGGATCATCCACATGGCATCCATGAGCCTCCTGAGCCGACAGACTTTGACAAGGACTGCAATGGAGCCCTCAATTTGCACCACAATCACCACCACAATCACAGCCACAATcttaaccacaacaacagcagcaacaacaacgacaacaacatctCCATGAA atccGAGCCGCTTTCCGAAGGTGAATTTAATCCGGACGACATTCAACTAATGCAGACCAATTATAATGG GGCACAGAATTTTTACTCGCCCAGCATAGATCAAAACATACTGCATCCGGATGTGATTGTGGACACGGATAATTTGTCCGATTGCAGCTCAACGGGCTCGTTGAAGAGCGGCAAACGAAATCTGTCCACATCCACAGATGGCGATAGTACCAACTATGAACTGATCGAGTATCTGAAGCGACGGGAGAAACGTGATGAGGAGCTCTTAAAGCGCATGGATGCACGGGAGGAGCGTCTAATGAATCTTCTGGAGCGCACAGTCTTCGCCATTGAGACACTCGCCGCttccaaagcaacaacaacagcaacaacaaccacaagcaATATAGACTCCTCCACAGTCGCCTCCACAGCATTGCCAATTGTTCCAGCTACAGAATCAGCCCAAAATCAACCTATAGATCCTACACAATCTCAAACAGAATCCCCATCAGATCTTCCTCCAGAGAATCCagttgcagatacagatacagatctagatacagatatagatacagacgctgttgttgttgttgtgcccgATGAGGAGCCGGAAGTAGCCGTCATAACGGATCAGCTGGAACCGCAGACGTAA